Proteins encoded by one window of Rhodamnia argentea isolate NSW1041297 chromosome 6, ASM2092103v1, whole genome shotgun sequence:
- the LOC125315680 gene encoding ABC transporter B family member 11-like, which produces MANEKDGDEHSRMGLIDDHTSPSRALETAKHASSGSKDKEDRLTGVPFYKLFSFADPVDYVLMLAGSIAAVGSGISMPLMTLLFGQLVNSFSETGNTKEVANAVSKVCLKFVYLAVGSGVVAFAQVACWMVTGERQAARIRGLYLKALLRQEIGFFDKETNTGEIIGRMSGDTVLIQDAMGEKVGKFIQQIAIFFGSFVIAFIKGWLLTLVMLSSMPLLIFSGAALSRTVGKLASRGQTSYSQAAAVVEQTVGSIRTVASFTGEKQAIAMYKESMTKAYESGVHEGLVLGMVSGTLTFIVFRTYGLAIWFGGKMILENGYTGGDIVNVVVSVLTGSMALGQASPCMSAFAAGQAAALKLFEAINRKPRIDAYNPSGRTLEGIRGDIELTDVYFSYPSRPDEQIFSGFSLSIPSGTITALVGESGSGKSTVISLIERFYDPDAGEVLIDGINLKELQLRWIRQKIGLVSQEPVLFTSSIGENIAYGKEGAAAEEIRAAAELANATEFIDKLPQGMDTMVGEHGTQLSGGQKQRVAIARAILKDPRILLLDEATSALDAESERTVQEALDRIMADRTTVIVAHRLSTIRNANTIAVIHRGKIVERGSHSELVNDGNGAYSQLIRLQEMAFVSEQKETINLGEQEIAVDSWRNSSRRMSFQRSNSHGSSTGSTSHRSSSVAFGLPAAGVGILEMESDKPANNSCSATTKSPRDVSLRRVAYLNKPEIPVLVLGTLAAAANGAIFPIFSILISGVIKAFSEPPHELRKGTKFWALIFLALGSASLLVYLMRSYFFTVAGCKLIARVRTMCFEKVVRMEISWFDEVEHSSGAVGARLSTDAAALKILVGGALGLIVQNIATAIAGFAIAFATNWQLALIILSLFPFFGINGYVQMKFMAGFSADAKKMYEEASQVANDAVGSIRTVASFCAEERVMDLYRRKCEGPTKKGIRQGLISGIGFGSALFFLYALYSCGFYAGARLVEQGKMTFSEVFRVFFALGLASVGIAQSSSTFTDATKAKSSAASIFKILDRKSNIDPGDDSGIMIENLKGDIEFDHVSFSYPTRTNVQIFQDLCLAIPSSKTVALVGESGSGKSTVISLLQRFYDPDAGNIMLDRIEIRKLQLKWFRHQMGLVSQEPVLFNDTIRANIAYGKEGIATEAEIIAAAELANANGFISSLQQGYDTIVGERGIQLSGGQKQRVAIARAIVKAPKVLLLDEATSALDAESERVVQDALDLVVVNRTTIVVAHRLSTIKGADMIAVVKNGVIAEKGKHEDLIKIKDGMYASLVALHSSTSSKLHEKVLAL; this is translated from the exons ATGGCTAACGAGAAAGACGGAGATGAACACTCACGAATGGGGCTAATAGATGATCACACAAGTCCATCCCGGGCGCTCGAGACAGCAAAACATGCTTCAAGTGGTTCCAAGGATAAAGAGGATCGCTTAACTGGCGTACCTTTTTACAAACTTTTCTCGTTCGCAGATCCAGTGGACTATGTTCTGATGCTCGCCGGTTCTATTGCTGCGGTTGGGAGTGGCATCAGCATGCCCCTCATGACTCTATTATTTGGACAACTGGTCAACTCTTTCAGCGAAACTGGAAATACCAAAGAAGTGGCAAATGCAGTTTCCAAG GTTTGTCTGAAGTTTGTATACTTGGCTGTTGGATCCGGTGTTGTGGCTTTTGCAC AGGTCGCTTGTTGGATGGTCACTGGAGAGAGACAAGCTGCAAGGATAAGAGGCTTATACTTGAAGGCATTGTTGAGGCAGGAAATTGGCTTCTTTGACAAGGAAACAAATACAGGCGAAATCATTGGAAGGATGTCGGGCGACACTGTTCTTATCCAAGACGCCATGGGGGAGAAG GTGGGAAAGTTCATACAGCAAATTGCCATATTCTTCGGAAGCTTTGTTATCGCCTTCATCAAAGGGTGGCTTCTCACGCTAGTCATGTTATCTTCAATGCCTCTCCTCATATTTTCCGGTGCCGCTTTAAGCAGAACTGTTGGAAAGCTGGCTTCTCGTGGACAAACCTCATATTCACAAGCAGCAGCTGTTGTAGAGCAAACAGTCGGATCGATAAGAACT GTCGCGTCGTTTACGGGAGAGAAGCAAGCTATTGCTATGTACAAAGAATCTATGACTAAAGCCTATGAATCTGGGGTGCACGAGGGCTTGGTTTTAGGGATGGTATCTGGTACACTTACGTTCATCGTGTTTCGCACTTATGGGTTGGCGATTTGGTTCGGTGGGAAGATGATCCTGGAGAATGGGTACACAGGGGGGGACATTGTTAATGTTGTTGTCAGCGTATTGACTGGATCAAT GGCTCTAGGACAGGCATCTCCATGCATGAGTGCATTTGCTGCGGGACAAGCTGCGGCACTCAAGCTGTTCGAGGCTATCAACAGGAAGCCACGGATAGATGCTTACAATCCTTCGGGACGAACACTAGAGGGCATTCGTGGCGATATCGAACTGACGGATGTGTATTTCAGTTACCCTTCTAGGCCAGATGAACAAATATTTAGTGGATTCTCTCTTTCCATACCTAGTGGTACGATTACTGCTTTGGTTGGAGAGAGTGGAAGTGGGAAATCAACTGTTATCAGCTTGATTGAGAGGTTTTATGATCCGGACGCCGGAGAAGTTCTTATCGATGGCATCAATCTCAAAGAGCTTCAGCTCAGATGGATTAGACAAAAGATCGGGCTTGTCAGTCAAGAGCCGGTGTTATTTACTTCTAGCATTGGGGAAAATATTGCGTATGGGAAGGAAGGCGCGGCTGCTGAAGAAATCAGAGCAGCTGCTGAGCTCGCAAATGCCACTGAATTCATTGACAAACTACCTCAG GGAATGGACACGATGGTTGGCGAGCACGGAACTCAGTTGTCTGGAGGACAAAAGCAAAGAGTTGCAATAGCTAGAGCGATTCTAAAGGACCCGAGAATTTTGCTTCTAGACGAAGCTACAAGTGCCCTGGATGCAGAATCTGAGAGGACTGTGCAGGAGGCACTTGATAGGATCATGGCCgatcggaccactgtcattgtAGCCCACCGACTTAGCACAATAAGAAACGCAAATACAATTGCAGTGATACACCGTGGAAAAATCGTTGAGAGAG GTTCACATTCTGAGCTGGTCAACGATGGCAATGGAGCATACAGCCAGCTTATACgattgcaagaaatggcattTGTGTCAGAACAAAAGGAGACGATCAATTTGGGTGAGCAGGAAATCGCTGTTGATTCCTGGAGGAATTCAAGTCGAAGGATGTCCTTCCAGCGTTCAAATAGTCACGGATCCTCGACTGGAAGTACCAGTCACCGCTCGTCTTCAGTTGCATTTGGTTTGCCTGCCGCCGGGGTTGGCATCCTGGAAATGGAATCAGACAAACCAGCCAATAATTCGTGCTCGGCAACAACGAAAAGCCCTCGGGATGTTTCTCTCCGACGAGTGGCTTATCTAAATAAGCCAGAAATCCCAGTTTTAGTGCTAGGAACTTTAGCAGCTGCTGCAAACGGAgcaatttttcccatttttagcATTCTCATCTCTGGTGTAATCAAAGCTTTCTCCGAGCCACCCCACGAGCTCCGCAAAGGAACAAAGTTTTGGGCTTTGATATTCCTTGCTCTTGGTTCGGCGTCCCTTTTGGTCTATCTGATGAGATCCTACTTTTTCACTGTGGCCGGGTGTAAGTTGATCGCACGAGTCCGGACTATGTGCTTTGAGAAAGTGGTTCGCATGGAAATAAGTTGGTTCGATGAAGTAGAGCATTCAAGCGGTGCCGTAGGTGCTAGGCTCTCTACTGATGCGGCCGCTTTAAAAATTCTTGTGGGGGGTGCGCTCGGTCTGATTGTTCAGAATATCGCGACGGCCATTGCTGGTTTCGCTATTGCTTTTGCAACAAATTGGCAGTTGGCTTTGATAATTCTCTCcttgtttcctttctttggAATCAATGGTTACGTTCAAATGAAATTCATGGCAGGGTTTAGCGCAGACGCCAAG AAAATGTACGAGGAAGCGAGTCAAGTTGCCAATGATGCAGTGGGAAGTATCAGAACAGTTGCTTCTTTCTGTGCTGAAGAAAGGGTGATGGATTTGTACCGGCGAAAATGTGAAGGCCCGACGAAGAAAGGAATAAGGCAGGGACTAATAAGTGGGATAGGATTCGGGTCGGccttgtttttcctttatgCACTCTATTCGTGCGGCTTCTACGCCGGAGCCAGGCTAGTCGAGCAAGGCAAGATGACGTTCTCCGAAGTTTTTCGC GTTTTCTTTGCTCTTGGCTTGGCATCAGTCGGAATAGCCCAGTCGAGTTCTACTTTCACAGATGCCACCAAGGCAAAGAGCTCGGCTGCTTCCATATTCAAGATCCTCGACAGGAAATCCAATATAGATCCTGGCGACGACTCGGGTATAATGATAGAAAATCTCAAAGGAGATATCGAGTTTGACCATGTCAGTTTTAGTTATCCCACCAGGACCAATGTCCAAATATTCCAAGATCTTTGCTTGGCAATTCCTTCCAGCAAG ACAGTTGCGCTTGTTGGAGAAAGCGGGAGCGGAAAATCGACAGTTATCTCGTTGTTGCAGAGATTTTATGACCCTGATGCGGGTAACATTATGCTCGACCGCATTGAAATCCGGAAACTGCAGCTGAAATGGTTTAGGCATCAGATGGGCCTGGTAAGCCAGGAGCCCGTGTTGTTTAACGACACTATTCGCGCCAACATTGCATACGGGAAGGAAGGGATCGCGACGGAGGCCGAAATCATAGCTGCTGCTGAATTAGCCAATGCAAATGGGTTTATTAGCAGCTTACAGCAG GGTTACGACACGATCGTAGGCGAGCGAGGGATACAGCTTTCTGGTGGACAGAAGCAAAGGGTGGCAATTGCAAGAGCCATAGTGAAGGCGCCGAAAGTGTTGCTCCTTGATGAGGCGACGAGTGCCCTCGACGCCGAATCGGAACGAGTAGTCCAGGACGCTTTGGACCTAGTCGTGGTGAACAGAACCACCATTGTCGTAGCCCACCGCTTGTCCACGATCAAGGGAGCCGACATGATCGCCGTGGTGAAAAACGGAGTCATCGCAGAAAAGGGGAAGCACGAAGATCTGATCAAGATAAAGGATGGCATGTACGCTTCCCTGGTGGCGCTGCATTCGAGTACTTCGTCGAA ACTACATGAGAAAGTTCTCGCTCTTTGA